In Actinomycetota bacterium, a single window of DNA contains:
- the rfbD gene encoding dTDP-4-dehydrorhamnose reductase, translated as MKVLVTGAGGLLGRETVAAFGRAGHDATGVGRDEMDVSDREQVLRVVSEHAPALVVHPAALTEVDVCEREPDRAFAVNAEGSRHVAEAAREVGADLVLVSTDYVFDGSKGAPYVEGDTPNPLQVYGRSKLAGEEAVRTVWDRHWVVRSAWIYGPGGKNFISKLPALAAAGAELSAVADQTGSPTYAQDLAEALVVMCRIRPPYGTYHLTNSGVCTFAELVNHAVRSTGLAVAVKEVSWRDLGRPAVRPGFTALENEAWARAGLEPLRDWRQAVEAFVRGS; from the coding sequence GTGAAGGTCCTGGTGACCGGGGCCGGCGGGCTCCTCGGCCGGGAGACGGTCGCCGCGTTCGGCCGTGCGGGGCACGATGCGACCGGCGTCGGCCGTGACGAGATGGACGTGTCCGATCGCGAGCAGGTGCTTCGTGTCGTGTCCGAGCACGCGCCCGCGTTGGTCGTCCATCCGGCGGCCCTCACCGAGGTCGACGTCTGCGAGCGGGAGCCCGACCGGGCGTTCGCGGTGAACGCCGAGGGGTCGCGCCACGTCGCGGAGGCCGCCCGGGAGGTGGGAGCCGACCTCGTGCTGGTCTCCACCGACTACGTCTTCGACGGGTCGAAGGGAGCGCCGTACGTCGAGGGGGACACCCCGAACCCGCTCCAGGTCTACGGACGGTCGAAGCTGGCGGGCGAGGAGGCGGTCCGGACGGTGTGGGACCGCCACTGGGTGGTCCGCTCGGCGTGGATATACGGACCGGGCGGCAAGAACTTCATCTCGAAGCTCCCCGCCCTGGCCGCCGCGGGAGCCGAGCTCTCCGCCGTCGCCGACCAGACGGGTTCGCCCACCTACGCCCAGGACCTGGCCGAGGCGCTCGTCGTGATGTGTCGCATCCGGCCGCCGTACGGCACCTACCACCTGACCAACTCGGGCGTCTGCACCTTCGCCGAGCTGGTCAACCACGCCGTGCGGTCGACGGGCCTGGCCGTGGCGGTGAAGGAGGTGTCCTGGCGCGACCTGGGCCGGCCGGCCGTCCGTCCGGGGTTCACGGCGCTCGAGAACGAGGCCTGGGCCCGGGCCGGGCTCGAGCCCCTGCGCGACTGGCGGCAGGCCGTGGAAGCCTTCGTCCGGGGATCGTGA
- a CDS encoding glycosyltransferase family 1 protein, producing MRVGIEATSMLGPLTGVGHTTAALVRALVETDPEVELVLVPLSGRRGHRLGLSVPEHPRITPLRVRVPSRPLAAVWAKGSWPPIELFSGQVDVFHGPNFMLPPLLKAAGVMTVHDIAFVRLPGSASAAIRAYADSLPMWTARAHRILVPSGFTADELSAFLPATAGRIRVVPPGVRASFAEPGGELAPPRREALGIRSPYVAYLGTLESRKNIDKLLEAFALVAVKRPDAQLVLVGGPGTGWDDIQRDHADLLGSGSVLVAGYLPDEEAAAVVRGASLFVYPSLYEGFGMPPVEAMAAGTPVVASDIPVLREVLGSHATLVPPHDADAWAEAIVAALDGPPPAEALDRARTHASGFTWTATASGVLAAYREAVSG from the coding sequence GTGAGGGTCGGCATCGAAGCGACGAGCATGCTCGGCCCCCTCACGGGGGTGGGGCACACGACGGCCGCCCTGGTCCGAGCGCTGGTGGAGACGGACCCCGAGGTGGAGCTCGTGCTGGTGCCGCTGTCCGGACGCCGCGGCCACCGGCTCGGCCTGTCCGTGCCGGAGCATCCGCGCATCACGCCGCTGCGGGTCCGGGTGCCGAGCCGGCCGCTCGCCGCGGTCTGGGCGAAGGGGAGCTGGCCCCCCATCGAGCTCTTCAGCGGGCAGGTCGACGTCTTCCACGGCCCCAACTTCATGCTCCCCCCGCTGCTGAAGGCGGCCGGGGTCATGACCGTGCACGACATCGCGTTCGTGCGCCTCCCCGGCAGCGCCAGCGCGGCGATCCGCGCCTACGCGGACAGCCTCCCGATGTGGACGGCCAGGGCGCACCGGATACTCGTCCCGTCGGGGTTCACCGCCGACGAGCTGTCCGCGTTCCTGCCCGCCACGGCCGGCCGCATCCGCGTGGTGCCCCCCGGCGTGCGCGCCTCGTTCGCCGAGCCGGGCGGGGAGCTGGCGCCGCCGCGACGGGAGGCGCTGGGCATCCGGTCTCCCTACGTCGCCTACCTGGGGACGCTCGAGTCGCGCAAGAACATCGACAAGCTCCTCGAGGCGTTCGCGCTCGTGGCGGTGAAGCGTCCGGACGCGCAGCTCGTCCTGGTCGGTGGGCCGGGGACCGGGTGGGACGACATCCAGCGCGACCACGCGGATCTGCTCGGGTCCGGGTCGGTGCTCGTCGCGGGCTACCTACCCGACGAGGAGGCGGCCGCCGTCGTGCGCGGCGCCTCCCTGTTCGTCTACCCCTCGCTCTACGAGGGGTTCGGGATGCCTCCGGTGGAGGCGATGGCGGCCGGCACACCGGTCGTGGCCTCGGACATCCCGGTGCTGCGGGAGGTGCTCGGCTCCCACGCGACGCTGGTGCCGCCCCATGACGCCGACGCCTGGGCGGAGGCGATCGTCGCCGCCCTGGACGGACCGCCCCCGGCCGAGGCGCTCGACCGGGCCCGGACGCACGCCTCCGGGTTCACCTGGACGGCGACCGCCTCGGGCGTACTCGCCGCCTACCGCGAGGCGGTGAGCGGCTGA
- a CDS encoding glycosyltransferase family 1 protein has translation MRVTMFVEQLMQPIPGGIGTYVRAMLRHLPPQEVEVEPVVAFHRERDLFEAGLPHARRLRSGRRVLYGRWERGRGGGVGGTGRVVHAPSLAIPRRDRRPLVVTVHDVLFREFPEAFPPRGVRFHEAMLGRLHDADVVIAPSRATAVALAGLDEPHPDVRVIPMGTAYTAPPPEVVEEVLARLEVQRPYVLWSGTVEPRKNPEGVVRGFVAALDSGVPAADDLNLYLVGPPGWWSGDIAEMLSDRKLAERVRRLGDQPPLVRQALLAGAEAFVFPSLAEGFGLPVVEAMACGCPVVTSNRSSLPEVAGSAALLCDPDDPNSIGEALATLLRDPDLAADLRRLGLRRAANFTWERTARLTAAVYRDLAGRR, from the coding sequence ATGCGGGTGACGATGTTCGTGGAGCAGCTGATGCAGCCGATCCCGGGCGGGATCGGCACGTACGTGCGCGCGATGCTCCGCCACCTGCCGCCGCAGGAGGTGGAGGTGGAGCCCGTCGTCGCCTTCCACCGGGAGCGCGACCTGTTCGAGGCCGGGCTCCCGCATGCGCGGCGGCTGCGGTCCGGACGCCGGGTCCTGTACGGGCGCTGGGAGCGTGGGCGCGGAGGCGGGGTCGGGGGAACCGGCCGCGTCGTGCACGCGCCGAGCCTCGCCATCCCGCGCCGGGACCGCCGGCCGCTCGTGGTCACCGTCCACGACGTTCTCTTCCGCGAGTTCCCCGAGGCGTTCCCGCCGCGCGGGGTCCGGTTCCACGAGGCGATGCTCGGACGGCTCCACGACGCCGATGTGGTGATCGCGCCGTCCCGAGCGACCGCCGTCGCGCTGGCCGGCCTCGACGAGCCACACCCCGACGTCCGGGTCATCCCGATGGGGACCGCGTACACCGCGCCCCCTCCGGAGGTGGTCGAGGAGGTCCTCGCCCGGTTGGAGGTGCAGAGGCCGTACGTCCTGTGGTCGGGGACCGTGGAACCGCGCAAGAACCCCGAGGGTGTGGTGAGGGGGTTCGTGGCCGCGCTCGACTCGGGCGTGCCGGCCGCGGACGACCTGAACCTGTACCTGGTCGGGCCCCCCGGGTGGTGGAGCGGCGATATCGCGGAGATGCTGTCCGACCGCAAGCTGGCCGAGAGGGTCCGGCGGCTGGGCGACCAACCTCCCCTCGTCCGCCAGGCTCTCCTGGCCGGGGCGGAGGCCTTCGTCTTCCCATCGCTCGCCGAGGGGTTCGGGCTCCCGGTGGTGGAGGCCATGGCGTGCGGGTGCCCGGTGGTCACCTCGAACCGGTCCTCGCTCCCCGAGGTCGCGGGGTCGGCGGCGCTGCTGTGCGACCCCGACGACCCGAACTCGATCGGGGAGGCGCTGGCGACCCTGCTGCGAGACCCCGACCTCGCGGCGGACCTCCGCCGCCTGGGCCTGCGCCGCGCGGCCAACTTCACCTGGGAGCGGACGGCACGCCTGACCGCGGCCGTCTACCGCGACCTCGCGGGACGTCGGTGA
- a CDS encoding glycosyltransferase family 1 protein: protein MRVLLDATSLPGHRLGAGQYVLNLARAVAGLDVDLHVMAKEIDAADLAGNGTVHTTGVRTRPARLLWEQTVLPRRARRLRPDVFHGPHYTLPRALGSPGVVTFHDPTFFTMPEVHEPAKVAFFTRAARAGVARARRVVAVSGYAARGAIEHAGADPDRVDVVPLGVDHSRFTPEGDDADAELRSRAGVHGSYLMWVGALEPRKDVPTLVRAYAALAAQGLDHSLVLVGPDAWGTADIERAIQRSGVRDRILRTGYVSEDTKAALYRGASVVAVPSLAEGFGIPVLEAMACGCPVVTTTGSACEEVGGEAVLLVEPRDAGALADAIGSVLTDPGVESRLRRAGPTRAAGYTWERTAQLTVETYRRAA from the coding sequence GTGAGGGTGCTCCTCGACGCGACGTCCCTGCCCGGTCATCGGCTGGGCGCGGGACAGTACGTGCTCAACCTGGCCCGCGCCGTCGCCGGGCTGGACGTCGACCTGCATGTGATGGCGAAGGAGATCGACGCCGCGGACCTGGCGGGGAACGGCACCGTCCACACGACCGGGGTCCGGACGCGACCCGCCCGGCTGCTCTGGGAGCAGACGGTGCTCCCGCGGCGCGCCCGGCGCCTGCGTCCGGACGTCTTCCACGGCCCCCACTACACGCTCCCCCGGGCGCTCGGGTCCCCAGGCGTCGTGACGTTCCACGACCCGACCTTCTTCACGATGCCCGAGGTGCACGAGCCGGCGAAGGTGGCCTTCTTCACCCGGGCCGCCCGGGCCGGCGTCGCCCGGGCGCGGCGGGTCGTCGCGGTCTCGGGGTACGCGGCTCGCGGCGCGATAGAGCACGCCGGCGCCGATCCGGACCGGGTGGATGTCGTCCCCCTCGGCGTGGACCATTCCCGCTTCACCCCCGAGGGCGACGACGCGGACGCCGAGCTCCGCTCGCGCGCGGGGGTTCACGGGTCGTACCTCATGTGGGTCGGGGCGCTCGAACCGCGCAAGGACGTCCCGACGCTGGTGCGCGCCTACGCCGCTCTCGCGGCACAGGGGCTGGACCATTCCCTCGTGCTCGTGGGCCCCGACGCGTGGGGGACCGCGGATATCGAGAGGGCCATCCAGCGGTCGGGCGTGCGGGACCGGATACTGCGCACCGGGTACGTCTCGGAGGACACGAAGGCGGCCCTGTACCGGGGTGCGTCGGTGGTCGCCGTCCCGTCTCTCGCGGAGGGGTTCGGGATCCCGGTCCTGGAGGCGATGGCGTGCGGCTGTCCCGTCGTGACGACGACCGGGTCCGCCTGCGAGGAGGTGGGCGGCGAGGCCGTCCTGCTCGTCGAGCCTCGCGACGCCGGCGCCCTGGCCGATGCGATCGGCTCCGTCCTCACCGACCCCGGCGTCGAGAGCAGGCTGCGCCGCGCGGGCCCGACGCGGGCCGCCGGGTACACCTGGGAGCGCACGGCGCAGCTGACCGTCGAGACGTACCGGCGGGCGGCATGA
- a CDS encoding glycosyltransferase family 2 protein, producing MSAETRVAAVVVDHDSAPEIYGCLRALASSDEPVRVVVVDNASTDGSPDRIAAEHPGVALVRSPRNLGFGGGVNLGAREADEPYLLLMNPDATPEPAAIGRLVDLLERTPRAAAAGPLVLNPDGSIQPSKRAFPSLWHSALHGLVGPFWTSNPGTRAYILADAPMDEPVRVGWLSASAVLLRRSAFDEVGGFDEDFFFFVEDVDLCRRLVDAGWEMWFEPRARVVHTWGGSWTKRPLRHLWMHHRNLFRYVTKHRRGAWVLAYPAIVAGLALRFVMLVLRWVVARNAVPSHRSGVGRGQGDREDSG from the coding sequence ATGAGCGCCGAGACGCGCGTGGCCGCCGTCGTGGTCGACCACGACTCGGCTCCCGAGATCTACGGCTGCCTGCGCGCACTCGCCTCGTCCGACGAGCCGGTGCGGGTCGTCGTCGTCGACAACGCGTCCACGGACGGGAGCCCGGACCGGATAGCCGCCGAGCACCCCGGCGTCGCCCTCGTGCGCAGCCCACGCAACCTCGGTTTCGGCGGAGGCGTGAACCTGGGCGCCCGCGAGGCCGACGAGCCCTACCTGCTCCTCATGAACCCGGACGCGACGCCCGAACCAGCCGCGATCGGACGGCTCGTCGACCTGCTCGAGAGGACGCCGCGGGCGGCGGCCGCCGGGCCCCTGGTCCTCAACCCGGACGGCAGCATCCAGCCCTCGAAGCGCGCCTTCCCGTCGCTCTGGCATTCGGCCCTGCACGGGCTGGTCGGTCCGTTCTGGACATCGAACCCCGGCACCCGCGCCTACATCCTGGCCGACGCGCCGATGGACGAGCCCGTCCGGGTCGGGTGGCTGTCGGCGTCGGCCGTGCTGCTGCGGCGCTCCGCGTTCGACGAGGTCGGCGGCTTCGACGAGGACTTCTTCTTCTTCGTGGAGGACGTCGACCTGTGCCGTCGGCTGGTCGACGCGGGCTGGGAGATGTGGTTCGAGCCCCGCGCGCGCGTCGTGCACACGTGGGGGGGCTCGTGGACGAAGCGCCCCCTCCGCCACCTGTGGATGCACCACCGCAACCTGTTCCGGTACGTGACGAAGCACCGCCGTGGAGCGTGGGTCTTGGCGTACCCTGCCATCGTGGCCGGGCTGGCACTGCGGTTCGTGATGCTGGTCCTGAGGTGGGTGGTGGCCCGCAACGCGGTCCCGTCGCACAGGTCGGGCGTCGGGCGAGGTCAGGGGGACAGGGAGGACTCGGGTTGA
- a CDS encoding NDP-sugar synthase, with protein MILVGGEGTRLRPLTFDTPKPLIPVANRPFLEHVLARLSRHGVTEAILTTGYLAEAFEAFPDALTHGVKLTIVREERPLGTCGAVRNVAELLDDTFFVLNGDILTDVDLSEMLRVHRERNAVGTLALSRVRDPSAYGLVPIDGEGRIEQFIEKPRADESLKTDLINAGTYILEPDALAGVPAGETWSFERQLFPGLLSDGAPLFGFPSQAYWLDLGTPQKYLRANVDVLEGKVGEPPPGERSAAGVWTDTGADIDPTVRLRGPAAIGPDCRVAEGAVIYPLTCIGPDCEIGAGAVIEESVLHEGVVVDPKAVVERSVLAGGVYIGAGSRVADAIIGPGVRVGAENELRSGIRLWPGLEIPDGSIRF; from the coding sequence GTGATCCTCGTGGGAGGAGAGGGGACGCGCCTGCGTCCGCTGACCTTCGACACCCCCAAGCCGCTGATCCCGGTGGCGAACCGGCCTTTCCTGGAGCACGTCCTCGCGCGGCTGTCGCGCCACGGCGTGACCGAGGCGATCCTCACCACGGGGTACCTGGCCGAGGCGTTCGAGGCCTTCCCGGACGCGCTCACCCACGGTGTGAAGCTCACGATCGTGAGGGAGGAGCGTCCGCTGGGGACGTGCGGTGCGGTCCGCAACGTGGCCGAGCTGCTCGACGACACCTTCTTCGTCCTCAACGGCGACATCCTCACCGACGTCGACCTGTCCGAGATGCTGCGCGTCCACCGCGAGCGCAACGCCGTCGGGACGCTCGCTCTGTCGCGGGTGCGGGACCCGAGCGCGTACGGGCTCGTGCCCATCGACGGCGAGGGCCGGATAGAGCAGTTCATAGAGAAGCCCCGCGCGGACGAGTCGCTGAAGACCGACCTCATCAACGCCGGCACCTACATCCTCGAGCCGGACGCGCTGGCCGGTGTCCCGGCGGGCGAGACCTGGTCGTTCGAGCGGCAGCTGTTCCCGGGTCTGCTCTCCGACGGCGCCCCCCTGTTCGGGTTCCCCTCCCAGGCGTACTGGCTCGACCTGGGCACCCCGCAGAAGTACCTGCGGGCCAACGTCGACGTGCTCGAGGGGAAGGTGGGGGAGCCGCCTCCGGGCGAGCGCTCCGCCGCCGGCGTCTGGACCGACACGGGAGCCGATATCGACCCGACCGTGCGACTGCGCGGCCCGGCCGCGATCGGACCCGATTGCCGCGTGGCGGAGGGGGCCGTGATCTACCCTCTCACCTGCATCGGTCCCGACTGCGAGATCGGGGCGGGCGCGGTCATCGAGGAGTCGGTCCTGCACGAGGGCGTGGTCGTCGACCCCAAGGCGGTCGTGGAGAGATCGGTGCTCGCGGGGGGCGTCTACATCGGGGCCGGCTCCCGGGTGGCCGACGCGATCATCGGTCCCGGCGTCCGGGTCGGGGCGGAGAACGAGCTGCGCTCGGGCATCCGGCTCTGGCCGGGTCTCGAGATCCCGGACGGCTCGATCAGGTTCTGA
- a CDS encoding GDP-mannose 4,6-dehydratase has protein sequence MKTLVCGGAGFVGSTVVDRLIAHGHEVTVLDDLSSGRLVNLEQARREQRIGFHRFDVRSDAVRDVISHARPDVVLHLAAQVSVPVSVGRPLLDANTNVVGLLNVLDACAAAGVGKVVYAATAAMYGPQRKLPIPESARARPASPHGIASRAACDYLRFYAEHHDLDFTALVLSNVYGPRQRFDAETGVVAAMAAALSAGRAPSIHGTGLATRDFVYVDDVAHAFVLACERGSGEVVNISTGIETTVNRLHRMVAEVTGASVEPVHGPARPGDLLALSLDPSRAATVLGWEPWTPLGDGLRSTVAWVRTELKASGEIG, from the coding sequence GTGAAGACGCTCGTCTGCGGGGGAGCCGGGTTCGTCGGGTCCACCGTCGTCGACAGGCTGATCGCGCACGGACACGAGGTCACCGTCCTCGACGACCTGTCCTCGGGAAGGCTCGTGAACCTCGAGCAGGCCCGGCGCGAGCAGCGCATCGGGTTCCACCGGTTCGACGTGCGGTCCGACGCGGTGAGGGACGTGATCTCGCACGCCCGTCCGGACGTCGTGCTGCACCTGGCCGCCCAGGTCTCGGTCCCGGTCTCGGTGGGCCGGCCGCTGCTCGACGCGAACACCAACGTCGTCGGACTCCTGAACGTGCTGGACGCGTGCGCGGCGGCCGGCGTCGGGAAGGTGGTGTACGCGGCCACCGCGGCGATGTACGGACCACAGCGCAAGCTCCCCATCCCCGAGTCGGCGCGCGCGCGGCCGGCCTCCCCGCACGGGATCGCGTCGCGCGCCGCCTGCGACTACCTCCGCTTCTACGCCGAGCACCACGACCTCGACTTCACGGCCCTCGTGCTGTCGAACGTCTACGGACCGAGGCAGCGGTTCGACGCCGAGACCGGGGTCGTGGCCGCCATGGCGGCGGCGCTCTCGGCGGGGCGCGCGCCCAGCATCCACGGGACGGGGCTCGCCACCCGCGACTTCGTGTACGTGGACGACGTCGCCCACGCGTTCGTGCTCGCGTGCGAGCGCGGGTCGGGAGAGGTGGTCAACATCTCGACCGGGATCGAGACGACGGTCAACCGCCTCCACCGGATGGTGGCCGAGGTGACGGGAGCGAGCGTGGAGCCGGTCCACGGCCCGGCCCGGCCGGGCGACCTGCTCGCCCTCTCCCTCGACCCGAGCCGCGCGGCCACCGTCCTCGGATGGGAGCCGTGGACGCCGCTCGGTGACGGGCTCCGCTCCACCGTGGCCTGGGTGCGGACCGAGCTGAAGGCGTCCGGCGAGATCGGCTGA
- the cofE gene encoding coenzyme F420-0:L-glutamate ligase yields the protein MPRPELRVIAVGGIAEVEAGADVGAIVSEAAEAQGDRVEPGDVVVIAQKIVSKAEGRLVAAAGRDEVRAVVRTQARRVVRETPSHLIVETTHGFVCANAGVDSSNVAEGWVALLPRDPDASARRIARTLSERAGGEVAVIVSDTFGRPWRVGQTNVAIGSAAIAPLRDHRGETDPAGRVLTVTEIAQIDELAAAAELVMGKIDRVPAAIVRGYPWEPGAGGAVDLVRPASSDLFR from the coding sequence ATGCCTCGTCCTGAGCTCCGGGTGATCGCCGTTGGCGGGATCGCCGAGGTGGAGGCGGGCGCCGACGTCGGCGCGATCGTGTCGGAGGCAGCCGAGGCCCAGGGGGACCGGGTCGAGCCGGGCGACGTGGTCGTGATCGCGCAGAAGATCGTGTCGAAGGCGGAGGGACGCCTCGTCGCGGCCGCAGGCCGCGACGAGGTGAGGGCGGTGGTGCGCACCCAGGCGCGCCGGGTCGTCCGGGAGACGCCCTCGCACCTGATAGTCGAGACCACGCACGGCTTCGTCTGCGCGAACGCGGGGGTGGACTCCTCCAACGTCGCCGAGGGCTGGGTGGCTCTCCTCCCGCGCGACCCCGATGCGTCGGCCCGCAGGATCGCGCGGACGCTGTCCGAGCGGGCGGGAGGCGAGGTGGCGGTCATCGTGTCCGACACGTTCGGGCGCCCCTGGCGCGTCGGGCAGACCAACGTGGCCATCGGGTCGGCCGCGATCGCGCCGCTGCGCGACCACCGGGGAGAGACCGACCCGGCGGGACGGGTCCTGACCGTCACCGAGATAGCCCAGATCGACGAGCTCGCGGCGGCCGCCGAGCTCGTCATGGGGAAGATCGACCGGGTGCCGGCCGCCATCGTGCGCGGCTATCCCTGGGAGCCGGGGGCGGGCGGAGCGGTCGACCTCGTCCGCCCGGCGTCCTCCGACCTGTTCCGCTGA